The following proteins come from a genomic window of Argopecten irradians isolate NY unplaced genomic scaffold, Ai_NY scaffold_0666, whole genome shotgun sequence:
- the LOC138313385 gene encoding uncharacterized protein — protein MKEFVEQDFYVDDGLMSLPSAPEAIDLIKRTQQALATAGIRLHKVASNSTQVLKSFPQEDLAKDLKDLEIGTDSLPVQHSLGLSWDLESDSFLFRISPDDKPYTRRGVLSVTNSLFDPLGFIAPVAIGGKILLRSMTTGMFDWDETLPSKFYNEWERWRDSLHDLQDLRIPRQYTSSSFKECENISVHVFSDASEKAIASVGYLLTAYEDGTQELGSSWTRRFYNYVCNRVTRIRKSSTPEQWNFVSTEHNPADQGTRPIHAKDLLESKWLHGPTFLLEGTEYSDDLVPEVSADDKEVRPEVSCLLTKAKVSGETILKRCEKFSNWHQLVTAMGTLIKLARRIGGGNLPSTPSCLESFSRAQTFILQLVQRDTFPTEIECLSSGNPCPRDSRISALNPFLDQHGSPARGRTFETRKDRHQREISDRHSQRSSYIHSHCETLS, from the exons GCTTCAAACAGCACACAAGTGTTAAAATCATTCCCCCAAGAAGACCTCGCAAAAGACTTAAAGGATCTGGAGATAGGTACAGACAGCTTACCTGTCCAGCACAGTCTCGGACTCAGTTGGGATCTTGAATCGGACTCATTTCTGTTTCGCATATCTCCAGATGACAAACCGTACACTCGTCGCGGTGTTCTTTCAGTGACTAATAGTTTGTTTGATCCACTAGGCTTTATCGCACCTGTTGCAATCGGAGGGAAAATACTGCTGCGCTCTATGACTACGGGTATGTTCGACTGGGATGAGACTCTTCCTTCAAAGTTCTATAATGAGTGGGAACGATGGAGAGATTCATTACATGATCTTCAGGACCTCAGAATTCCACGTCAGTATACTTCATCATCCTTCAAAGAGTGCGAGAACATCAGTGTCCATGTTTTCTCAGACGCTTCAGAGAAAGCTATAGCCTCTGTCGGTTACTTGTTGACAGCATATGAAGATGGAACTCAAGAGCTAGGTTCATCTTGG ACCCGCCGTTTCTATAACTACGTGTGTAATCGCGTAACGAGGATCCGCAAGAGCTCAACTCCTGAACAGTGGAACTTTGTATCAACAGAACATAACCCCGCTGACCAAGGAACTAGACCTATTCACGCAAAGGACTTGTTGGAAAGCAAGTGGCTCCACGGTCCCACGTTTCTCCTCGAAGGAACAGAGTACTCCGACGACCTTGTTCCAGAGGTATCGGCTGACGATAAGGAAGTTCGGCCAGAGGTATCCTGTCTCCTCACCAAGGCAAAAGTATCAGGTGAGACAATTCTTAAGCGCTGTGAAAAGTTTTCCAATTGGCATCAGTTGGTTACGGCTATGGGAACTTTGATTAAATTAGCAAGGCGAATTGGTGGAGGGAATTTACCTTCAACTCCGAGTTGCCTCGAGTCCTTCTCGCGTGCACAAACTTTCATTCTACAACTTGTTCAGCGAGACACCTTTCCGACGGAAATCGAATGTTTGTCATCTGGCAATCCATGTCCTAGAGATAGTCGCATATCTGCTTTGAACCCGTTTCTGGACCAGCATGGGTCTCCTGCGCGTGGGAGGACGTTTGAAACACGCAAAGATAGACACCAACGAGAAATATCCGATCGTCATTCCCAGCGCTCATCATATATCCACTCTCATTGTGAGACACTATCATGA
- the LOC138313386 gene encoding uncharacterized protein: MKHQGRHLTEGSIRSAGFWIVGGKRIISSIIHKCVTCRKFRGKEGNQIMSDLPKDRVVPGPPFSSVGVDVFGPWNVVARRTRGGVANSKRWAVLYTCLTTRAIHIEVVEELSTSAFINATRRFIAIRGKVTEFRSDRGTNFVGATDLMRIDAVNVEDGPLKEFLFRSGTVWIFNPPHSSHMGGVWERMIGVVRRILDSMLFHTTTKDLTHDVITTFMAEVTAMVNARPLLPVSTDPDNPTVLSPSMLLTQKPAETGEYITDTNSKDMYRAHWRRAQALANVFWKRWRLEFLQSLQQRRKCTVRRRDMQPGDIVLVIEKDSHRNNWPMGIVKETFPGDDGYVRTVTVQ, from the coding sequence ATGAAACATCAGGGTCGCCATCTCACCGAGGGATCTATCAGGTCGGCTGGCTTTTGGATTGTTGGTGGCAAGCGCATAATATCGTCTATCATTCATAAGTGCGTCACGTGTAGGAAGTTTCGAGGCAAGGAAGGGAACCAGATAATGTCAGATCTGCCAAAAGATCGTGTCGTACCAGGACCGCCATTCTCCTCTGTGGGCGTCGACGTTTTCGGCCCGTGGAATGTTGTCGCACGTCGGACAAGAGGTGGTGTTGCCAACAGTAAACGATGGGCCGTGCTATATACATGCTTGACGACTAGAGCCATTCACATTGAAGTCGTTGAAGAACTTAGCACCTCAGCATTCATCAACGCGACTCGTAGGTTCATCGCCATCAGAGGAAAAGTGACGGAATTCAGGTCAGATCGAGGCACCAATTTTGTGGGCGCTACCGACTTGATGAGAATCGACGCTGTAAATGTAGAGGATGGTCCATTGAAGGAGTTTTTGTTTAGAAGTGGAACAGTATGGATCTTTAACCCTCCACATTCCTCCCATATGGGCGGAGTGTGGGAGCGGATGATAGGTGTTGTTCGACGGATCTTAGACTCTATGCTTTTCCATACTACGACAAAGGACCTAACTCATGATGTGATTACTACATTCATGGCGGAAGTCACTGCAATGGTAAACGCGCGACCTTTACTTCCTGTCTCTACTGACCCGGATAATCCAACAGTTCTGAGTCCCAGCATGTTACTTACACAGAAACCAGCTGAAACAGGAGAATACATCACCGACACTAACAGTAAAGACATGTACAGAGCTCATTGGCGTCGAGCTCAAGCGTTAGCCAACGTTTTCTGGAAGCGTTGGCGTCTCGAGTTCCTTCAGTCTCTCCAACAACGTCGCAAATGCACTGTTCGCAGACGTGATATGCAACCTGGAGATATTGTGCTAGTTATAGAAAAGGACTCCCATAGGAACAACTGGCCCATGGGAATCGTGAAGGAGACTTTCCCAGGTGATGACGGTTATGTGCGCACCGTCACAGTTCAGTGa